In Pseudomonas sp. MYb327, one DNA window encodes the following:
- a CDS encoding ABC transporter permease subunit produces MPSGRKLVIGIPFLWLCLFFLLPFFLVMKISFSEAALAIPPYSEIYTYAEQKFELMLNVGNYALLTADELYLSAYLGSLKVALLSTLMCLVIGFPMAYAITKTSKEAQNVLLLLIMMPTWTAILIRVYAWMGILSNNGLLNAFLMWTGLTSHPIEILNTNTAVYIGVVYAYLPFMVLPLYANLVKHDGSLLEAASDLGSSNFNNFWKITVPLAKNGIIAGCMLVFIPVVGEFVIPELLGGPETLMIGRVLWQEFFNNRDWPVASALAVVMLLILIVPILLFNRSQAKEMEARG; encoded by the coding sequence TTTTCCTGTTGCCGTTCTTCCTGGTGATGAAGATCAGCTTCTCGGAAGCAGCCCTGGCCATCCCGCCCTATTCCGAGATTTATACCTACGCCGAGCAGAAGTTCGAGCTGATGCTCAACGTCGGCAACTACGCCCTGCTGACTGCGGACGAGCTGTATCTCTCGGCGTACCTCGGCTCGTTGAAGGTCGCGTTGCTTAGCACACTGATGTGCCTGGTGATCGGTTTTCCGATGGCCTACGCCATCACCAAGACCAGCAAGGAAGCGCAAAACGTTCTGTTGCTGCTGATCATGATGCCGACCTGGACCGCGATCCTGATCCGCGTCTATGCGTGGATGGGCATCCTCAGTAACAACGGTTTGCTCAACGCGTTCCTGATGTGGACCGGCCTGACTTCGCACCCGATCGAGATCCTCAACACCAACACCGCCGTGTACATCGGCGTGGTGTATGCGTATCTGCCGTTCATGGTGCTGCCGCTGTACGCCAACCTGGTCAAGCACGATGGCAGCCTGCTGGAAGCCGCGTCCGACCTGGGCTCGAGCAACTTCAACAACTTCTGGAAAATCACCGTGCCGCTGGCCAAGAACGGCATCATCGCCGGTTGCATGCTGGTGTTCATTCCGGTGGTCGGCGAGTTCGTGATTCCGGAACTGCTGGGCGGTCCAGAGACCCTGATGATCGGACGTGTGCTGTGGCAAGAGTTCTTCAACAACCGCGATTGGCCGGTGGCGTCTGCCCTGGCGGTAGTGATGCTGTTGATTCTGATTGTGCCGATTCTGCTGTTTAACCGCAGTCAGGCCAAAGAGATGGAGGCACGGGGATGA
- a CDS encoding ABC transporter permease subunit, which translates to MKRFGFSKFMLVFGLSFIYLPMLILVIYSFNASKLVTVWGGWSFKWYAGLLDNTQLMGSVVRSLEIACYTAIAAVALGTLAAFVLTRVTRFKGRTLFGGLVTAPLVMPEVITGLSLLLLFVAMAQLIGWPMERGIVTIWIAHTTFCAAYVAVVVSARLRELDLSIEEAAMDLGAKPFKVFFLITIPMIAPSLAAGGMMSFALSLDDLVLASFVSGPGSTTLPMEVFSAVRLGVKPEINAVASLILLAVSIVTFMVWYFSRRAEASRKRAIQEAMEQTASESWQQPKKQMATATA; encoded by the coding sequence ATGAAGCGCTTCGGATTTTCAAAGTTCATGTTGGTTTTCGGCCTGTCGTTCATCTACCTGCCGATGTTGATTCTGGTGATCTACTCGTTCAACGCCTCGAAACTGGTGACGGTGTGGGGAGGCTGGTCGTTCAAGTGGTACGCCGGCCTGCTCGACAACACGCAGTTGATGGGCTCGGTGGTGCGCTCTCTTGAGATCGCCTGCTACACCGCGATTGCCGCGGTGGCGCTGGGAACGCTGGCGGCATTCGTACTGACTCGCGTCACGCGCTTCAAAGGCCGCACGCTGTTCGGTGGCCTGGTGACAGCGCCGTTGGTGATGCCGGAGGTGATTACCGGTCTGTCGTTGCTGCTGCTGTTCGTGGCCATGGCGCAGTTGATCGGTTGGCCGATGGAACGCGGCATCGTGACGATCTGGATCGCCCACACCACGTTTTGTGCCGCCTACGTGGCGGTGGTAGTCTCCGCCCGCCTTCGCGAGCTGGACCTGTCCATCGAAGAAGCCGCCATGGACCTCGGTGCCAAGCCGTTCAAGGTGTTTTTCCTGATCACCATCCCGATGATCGCGCCGTCACTGGCGGCCGGCGGCATGATGTCGTTTGCTTTGTCACTGGATGACCTGGTGCTGGCGAGCTTCGTCTCTGGCCCGGGTTCCACGACCCTGCCGATGGAAGTGTTCTCGGCGGTGCGCCTGGGTGTGAAGCCGGAGATCAACGCCGTGGCCAGCCTGATTCTGTTGGCCGTCTCGATCGTGACCTTCATGGTCTGGTACTTCAGCCGCCGCGCAGAAGCCAGCCGTAAACGCGCGATCCAGGAAGCGATGGAGCAGACCGCGAGCGAATCCTGGCAACAACCGAAGAAGCAAATGGCTACCGCCACCGCTTAA
- a CDS encoding polyamine ABC transporter substrate-binding protein: MKMFGRTLLTLSLLGAIATGAQANDKVLRVYNWSDYIAPDTVKKFEDETGIQVTYDVFDSNETLEARLLAGKSGYDIVVPSNSFLAKQIKAGVYQELDKSKLSNWKNLNTVLLKNASASDPDNGHAFPYMWGSIGIGFNPDKVKEVLGTNAPTNSWDLLFKPENAEKLKACGISFLDSPTEMIPAALHYLGYPVNDQDKAHIAEAEALFMKIRPSVAYFHSSKYISDLANGNICVAVGYSGDVLQAKARAEEAGDKVKIDYSIPKEGAGSFYDMVAIPRDAANVENAYLFMNFLMRPDIIAEITNNIGYSNANAAATPLVDEAIRNDPGSYPPEAVMATLYAIPDQPIAVQRIMTRGWTKVKLGK, translated from the coding sequence ATGAAAATGTTTGGCAGGACTCTGCTGACACTGTCCTTATTGGGCGCAATTGCCACGGGCGCCCAGGCCAATGACAAGGTTCTGCGCGTCTATAACTGGTCGGATTACATTGCCCCGGATACCGTCAAGAAGTTCGAAGACGAGACCGGTATCCAGGTGACCTACGATGTGTTCGACAGCAACGAAACCCTTGAAGCACGCCTGCTCGCAGGCAAATCCGGCTACGACATCGTCGTGCCGTCCAACAGTTTTCTGGCCAAGCAGATCAAGGCTGGTGTCTATCAGGAACTGGACAAATCCAAACTGTCGAATTGGAAAAACCTCAATACGGTACTGCTGAAAAACGCCTCCGCCAGCGACCCGGATAACGGCCATGCCTTCCCGTATATGTGGGGTTCGATCGGCATCGGCTTCAACCCGGACAAGGTCAAGGAAGTGCTCGGCACCAACGCCCCGACCAATTCCTGGGACCTGTTGTTCAAACCGGAAAACGCTGAAAAGCTCAAAGCCTGCGGCATCAGTTTCCTCGATTCGCCGACCGAGATGATCCCGGCCGCCCTGCACTACCTGGGCTACCCGGTGAACGATCAGGACAAGGCGCACATCGCTGAAGCCGAAGCGCTGTTCATGAAGATTCGCCCGTCGGTGGCGTATTTCCATTCATCGAAATACATCTCCGACCTGGCTAACGGGAATATCTGCGTGGCCGTCGGTTACTCCGGCGACGTGCTGCAAGCCAAGGCCCGCGCCGAGGAAGCCGGGGACAAGGTGAAGATCGACTACAGCATTCCGAAGGAAGGTGCCGGCAGTTTTTACGACATGGTTGCCATTCCGCGTGATGCCGCCAACGTCGAGAACGCCTACCTGTTCATGAATTTCCTGATGCGTCCCGACATCATCGCCGAGATCACCAACAACATCGGCTACAGCAACGCCAACGCAGCGGCCACGCCGTTGGTGGATGAAGCGATTCGCAACGATCCGGGCTCGTACCCGCCAGAAGCGGTGATGGCAACGTTGTATGCCATTCCTGACCAGCCGATTGCCGTGCAGCGGATCATGACTCGGGGTTGGACCAAGGTGAAACTCGGAAAATAA
- the thpR gene encoding RNA 2',3'-cyclic phosphodiesterase, which produces MNEQSHEPFKRLFFALDCAPPLQKAIAQWRSDLQLRIGRPVPVENFHLTLKFLGAVGIAQMADICTAVASVRTPDERLTVELDRLDVWRRAGVLVLVPGQTSPALLRLVYDLEQALSPFGLEDAPREFRPHLTLARDYRAPVPESATPPEFILRADRFTLFESHKGRYRALAEWPLGSA; this is translated from the coding sequence ATGAATGAACAATCCCATGAACCGTTCAAACGGCTGTTTTTCGCGCTGGACTGCGCACCGCCACTACAAAAGGCCATCGCCCAATGGCGCAGCGATTTGCAACTGCGCATCGGTCGCCCGGTGCCGGTTGAGAATTTTCATCTGACCCTGAAGTTTCTGGGCGCGGTCGGAATCGCGCAGATGGCGGACATCTGCACGGCCGTCGCGTCTGTGCGTACACCGGACGAACGTTTGACCGTGGAGCTTGATCGCCTGGATGTCTGGCGCAGGGCCGGGGTGTTGGTGCTGGTGCCCGGGCAGACATCGCCGGCGTTGTTGCGGTTGGTGTATGACCTGGAGCAAGCGTTGTCGCCGTTTGGCCTGGAAGATGCGCCACGGGAATTTCGCCCGCATTTGACCTTGGCGCGTGACTATCGGGCACCGGTTCCCGAATCTGCTACGCCCCCCGAATTTATCCTGCGAGCCGATCGCTTCACCCTGTTCGAATCGCACAAGGGCCGTTATCGCGCGTTGGCCGAGTGGCCGTTGGGCAGCGCCTGA
- a CDS encoding DUF1428 domain-containing protein, whose product MSYVDGFVIAVPTANREKFKKHAEMAAGIFIENGALSLAECWGDDVPDGKVTSFPMAVKLKEDETVVFSWIIWPDKPTRDAGMAKLMTDPRVQPDVNPAPFDGQRMIFGGFEMIVKA is encoded by the coding sequence ATGTCTTATGTTGATGGCTTTGTCATTGCCGTACCCACGGCCAACCGGGAGAAATTCAAGAAGCACGCCGAGATGGCCGCCGGCATTTTCATCGAGAACGGCGCGCTCAGCCTCGCCGAATGCTGGGGCGACGACGTTCCCGACGGCAAGGTGACCTCGTTTCCCATGGCAGTGAAACTCAAGGAGGACGAAACCGTGGTGTTTTCCTGGATCATCTGGCCGGACAAGCCCACCCGTGATGCCGGAATGGCGAAACTGATGACCGATCCGAGGGTACAACCGGACGTCAATCCAGCGCCGTTCGACGGCCAGCGGATGATTTTCGGCGGTTTTGAAATGATCGTTAAGGCTTGA
- a CDS encoding LysR family transcriptional regulator, producing MSIPDFNLLITLDVLLAEGSVAGAAKRLRLSPSAMSRALARLRETTGDPLLVRAGRGLVPTPRALELRERVSQLTQDVEAVLRPAEQPDLKQVVRTFTLRTREGFVENFGSALIARVASEAPGVRLRFIHKPDKDSAGLRDGTVDLETGVVGKAASPELHTQGLFRDRLIGVVSAGHSLSLGEVTPARYAAGRHISVSRRGLDKGAIDEALERLELERQIVTVVSGFSTALALARSSDLIATVPERHTANLRSGMHSFMLPLSLPEFTVAMIWHPRLNADPVHRWLRVCLRDVCTSY from the coding sequence ATGTCCATTCCTGATTTCAACTTGTTGATCACCCTTGATGTCCTGTTGGCCGAAGGCAGCGTGGCCGGCGCGGCGAAACGCTTGCGCCTGAGCCCTTCGGCAATGAGCCGGGCGCTGGCGCGTTTGCGCGAGACCACCGGCGATCCGTTGCTGGTCCGGGCCGGGCGCGGTCTGGTACCGACGCCGCGAGCACTCGAATTGCGCGAACGGGTCAGCCAACTGACACAAGATGTTGAAGCCGTGCTGCGCCCGGCCGAGCAGCCCGACCTCAAGCAAGTGGTGCGCACCTTCACGCTGCGCACCCGTGAAGGATTCGTCGAAAACTTTGGCTCGGCCTTGATCGCCCGCGTGGCTTCAGAGGCACCGGGCGTGCGCCTGCGCTTCATCCATAAGCCGGACAAGGACAGCGCAGGACTGCGTGACGGGACGGTCGATCTGGAAACCGGCGTAGTGGGCAAGGCCGCGAGCCCGGAGTTGCACACTCAGGGTCTGTTCCGCGACCGCTTGATCGGCGTGGTGAGTGCGGGACATTCGTTGAGCCTTGGCGAGGTCACGCCTGCGCGTTACGCGGCGGGGCGCCATATCAGCGTGTCGCGGCGAGGTTTAGACAAAGGGGCGATTGATGAAGCGCTGGAGCGGCTTGAACTTGAGCGGCAGATAGTCACCGTCGTGTCCGGATTCTCGACCGCATTGGCGCTGGCGCGGTCCAGCGATCTGATTGCCACCGTGCCCGAGCGGCATACGGCCAACCTGCGGTCCGGCATGCACAGCTTTATGCTGCCACTGTCATTGCCGGAATTTACCGTGGCGATGATCTGGCATCCTCGACTGAATGCCGATCCCGTGCATCGATGGTTACGGGTGTGCCTGAGGGATGTTTGTACCTCTTATTAA
- a CDS encoding MFS transporter, with protein sequence MISTTAIVQGAQQTRAGRWALASLSLSMLLSSLGTSIANVGLPTLAQAFNASFAQVQWIVLAYLLAITTLIVSVGRLGDLTGRRRLLMIGIGLFTLASALCGLAPSLGLLIGARALQGLGAAIMMALTMALVGETVPKEQTGSAMGLLGTMSAIGTALGPSLGGLLIAGLGWRAMFLISIPLGLLTLFLAHRHLPADHLKPKTARVGFDPIGTLVLTLTLAAYALAMTLGRGHFGALNIGLLLVAFLGAGLFARVEARVVAPLIRMAMFRDLQLSGSLAMSLLVTTVMMATLVVGPFYLSQALGLEAVSLGLVMSVGPLVAAFTGVPAGRIADRFGARCMTLAGLFALALGCFALSVLPQTLGVGGYIAPMVAITLGYAVFQTANNAAVMADVQPDQRGVVSGLLNVSRNLGLITGASALGAVFALSSATEEISAAHPQAVGSGMRMTFMVALVLIVVACCIAMACRRNKPA encoded by the coding sequence ATGATTTCCACAACGGCAATCGTACAAGGAGCGCAGCAGACGCGGGCGGGGCGCTGGGCGCTGGCCAGTTTGTCGCTGTCGATGTTGCTCTCCTCACTCGGCACCAGCATCGCCAATGTAGGCTTGCCGACGCTGGCCCAAGCGTTCAACGCCTCCTTTGCGCAGGTGCAATGGATCGTCCTCGCCTATCTACTTGCCATCACCACACTGATCGTCAGCGTCGGCCGTCTCGGCGACCTGACCGGTCGTCGCCGGCTCTTGATGATCGGTATTGGTCTGTTCACCCTGGCTTCAGCCCTGTGTGGCCTGGCGCCCAGCCTCGGACTGCTGATTGGCGCCCGCGCGCTGCAAGGCCTCGGCGCAGCGATCATGATGGCGCTGACCATGGCATTGGTGGGCGAAACAGTGCCAAAAGAACAAACCGGCAGCGCCATGGGCTTGCTTGGCACGATGTCGGCTATCGGCACCGCGCTGGGGCCTTCGCTCGGGGGCTTGTTGATCGCTGGATTGGGTTGGCGGGCGATGTTTTTGATCAGCATCCCTCTGGGTTTGCTGACGTTGTTCCTTGCTCACCGCCACTTGCCTGCCGACCACCTGAAGCCGAAAACCGCCCGCGTCGGTTTCGACCCAATCGGCACCCTGGTGTTGACCCTGACACTTGCCGCGTACGCGCTGGCCATGACCCTGGGGCGCGGTCATTTCGGTGCGCTGAATATCGGGCTGCTATTGGTGGCTTTCCTGGGTGCAGGCCTGTTTGCAAGGGTGGAGGCGCGGGTCGTCGCACCGCTGATTCGAATGGCCATGTTCCGCGACCTGCAGCTCAGTGGCAGCCTGGCCATGAGTCTGCTGGTGACGACGGTGATGATGGCGACGCTGGTGGTCGGGCCGTTCTATCTGTCGCAGGCGCTTGGATTGGAAGCCGTTTCGCTTGGATTGGTGATGTCGGTCGGTCCGCTGGTCGCCGCGTTCACCGGGGTGCCCGCCGGACGAATTGCCGACCGTTTCGGCGCCCGTTGCATGACGCTCGCCGGGCTCTTCGCCCTCGCCCTCGGCTGCTTTGCGCTGTCGGTGCTGCCGCAGACGCTGGGTGTGGGCGGTTACATTGCGCCCATGGTGGCCATCACCCTGGGCTATGCGGTGTTCCAGACCGCCAACAACGCCGCCGTCATGGCCGATGTGCAGCCGGATCAACGAGGTGTGGTTTCTGGCCTGCTCAATGTGTCGCGCAATCTGGGACTGATCACCGGCGCATCGGCATTGGGCGCGGTGTTCGCCCTCTCATCGGCAACGGAGGAGATCAGCGCCGCACACCCACAGGCAGTGGGTAGCGGCATGCGCATGACCTTTATGGTCGCGCTGGTCCTGATTGTCGTTGCCTGCTGCATTGCGATGGCTTGTCGACGCAACAAGCCCGCTTGA
- a CDS encoding IclR family transcriptional regulator C-terminal domain-containing protein encodes MKQPTIHPRDLIVGLQKGLALLQLFSQEHPRLSVPEVARMADMTQSAARRFLLTLVHDDFAQTDGRYYWLTAKTLRIGQAYVDSAVLPRMLRPIVEQVARTTQEHVSVGVRDGDDIVHVVRSRYSHITSMSIRPGSRVPMYCTGSGRLWLASLGEEALSAYFARNPPRAITPYTLTDEAQVRHEIALAAERGYVLVDQEYEVGMRVLSVPLIDREGQLQAALTLTTHASRMTVEDMRERYLSALYEGQALLRPIMTL; translated from the coding sequence ATGAAGCAGCCCACCATTCATCCACGGGATTTGATCGTCGGATTGCAAAAAGGCCTGGCGCTGTTGCAGCTGTTTTCCCAGGAACATCCACGCTTGAGCGTGCCCGAAGTGGCGCGCATGGCCGACATGACCCAAAGCGCCGCTCGGCGTTTTTTGCTGACGCTGGTGCATGACGATTTTGCGCAGACCGATGGCCGCTATTACTGGCTGACCGCCAAGACCTTGCGGATTGGCCAGGCGTATGTCGATTCGGCGGTGTTACCACGCATGCTGCGGCCCATCGTCGAACAGGTGGCGCGTACCACGCAGGAGCATGTGTCGGTGGGTGTGCGCGATGGCGATGACATCGTGCACGTGGTGCGCAGCCGTTACAGCCACATCACTTCGATGTCGATTCGACCGGGTTCGCGGGTGCCCATGTATTGCACGGGTAGCGGTCGATTGTGGCTGGCCAGTCTTGGCGAAGAGGCGCTCAGCGCCTATTTTGCGCGTAATCCGCCACGGGCGATCACGCCTTACACCCTCACCGATGAAGCGCAGGTTCGCCACGAAATCGCCTTGGCGGCCGAGCGCGGTTACGTGCTGGTGGACCAGGAGTACGAAGTCGGCATGCGGGTGCTGAGTGTGCCGCTGATCGACAGGGAAGGGCAGTTGCAGGCGGCGTTGACGCTGACCACTCACGCCTCGCGCATGACCGTCGAGGACATGCGCGAGCGCTATTTGTCGGCGCTCTATGAGGGGCAGGCGTTGCTGAGGCCGATCATGACGCTCTGA
- a CDS encoding shikimate dehydrogenase, whose amino-acid sequence MIQGSTELVAIVGSPVAQVKSPENFNRWFADSQHNVAMLAIDLAPNALQNFIETLRGWHNLRGCVVTVPYKQLLAGRLDSVSERSAALGSVNVIRREADGRLVGDIVDGEGFLNAARKHAFNPQNKQALVIGTGGVGSAIAYSLCQAGVSHLAISDLSQERVEVLGELLREAFPDIVISANPASLEHFNLIVNASPVGMGAADDGPMPLSLALMQTLQTATLVADVVTSPAVTPFLAFAQRQGCAIQTGPEMALAQLGNLGHFMGVTPLEI is encoded by the coding sequence ATGATTCAGGGTTCGACTGAACTGGTCGCCATCGTCGGCTCACCTGTTGCCCAGGTGAAATCGCCGGAAAACTTCAACCGCTGGTTCGCCGACAGCCAGCACAACGTTGCCATGCTGGCCATCGACCTTGCGCCGAACGCCCTGCAAAATTTCATTGAAACCCTGCGCGGCTGGCACAACCTGCGTGGTTGCGTGGTCACCGTACCCTACAAACAACTATTGGCCGGTCGCCTGGACAGCGTCAGTGAACGTTCAGCGGCGCTGGGCTCGGTCAATGTGATCCGCCGCGAGGCGGATGGTCGGCTGGTGGGCGATATTGTCGACGGCGAGGGTTTCCTCAATGCCGCGCGCAAACACGCTTTCAACCCGCAAAACAAACAAGCGCTGGTCATTGGCACGGGCGGCGTCGGCAGTGCGATTGCCTATTCGCTGTGCCAGGCCGGGGTCAGTCACCTGGCCATCAGCGACCTCAGCCAGGAGCGCGTCGAGGTGCTCGGCGAGCTGTTGCGCGAAGCCTTTCCGGACATTGTGATCAGCGCCAACCCGGCGTCGCTCGAGCACTTCAACCTGATCGTCAACGCCTCCCCCGTCGGCATGGGCGCTGCCGACGACGGACCGATGCCGTTATCGCTCGCCCTGATGCAAACCCTGCAAACGGCGACGCTGGTGGCGGATGTCGTGACCTCGCCTGCAGTAACGCCGTTTCTTGCCTTCGCCCAACGCCAGGGGTGCGCGATCCAGACCGGACCGGAAATGGCACTGGCGCAACTGGGCAATCTCGGCCACTTCATGGGCGTGACGCCGCTGGAAATCTGA
- a CDS encoding FAD-dependent oxidoreductase — protein MNTSTSSSASLTYDVIVLGSGAAGFAAAVTASSRGLKVLLVEKTEDFGGTSAISGGAVWLHDTDQARAAGHHLPAEQMRRYLKEVIGDGYNPELIDAFIEKGREALRYLETHSELKYSLRPLSPDYYPDLPGGTQTGRALEIDEYDGRRLGEHFKDLKRPPDGMLLFGGMMVNRVDIQHFLSFKRSPKSLWHCLKLMGRYAVDRLSHPRGTRLTVGNALIARLATTALANGVDLWLQATPESLLVEQRKVKGLQITHRGVTRQVFARGGVVLAMGGFAAGKQAAQQRPDTASEHWSMSPPANVGDGQRLAASVNAAIGDNLSANFYWAPVSVLHKADGSVERFPHLVTDRAKPGVIAVNRAGKRFVNESDSYHCFVQGMFANGGANAPCWLICDSEALNNYGMGLARPRPVDNSALVDAGYLLRADSAAELAQKTGIDAVALEQTLARFNADAEHGVDPQFGKGSSAYNRYMGDPLHQPNPCLKPLRKAPFYAIRLFTGDLGSARGLVTNGQANVLDQNGAPITGLYAAGNEMNSIMDGTYPGPGITLGPGITFGYLAASDIADRLNPDAAHNSHTGEQHVLRTAHLHD, from the coding sequence ATGAACACTTCGACTTCATCCAGTGCCAGCCTGACCTATGACGTGATTGTGCTGGGCAGCGGCGCCGCCGGTTTCGCGGCGGCAGTGACAGCCAGTTCCCGCGGCCTCAAGGTTTTGTTGGTGGAAAAGACCGAGGACTTCGGCGGTACGTCGGCGATTTCCGGCGGCGCGGTCTGGCTGCACGACACCGACCAGGCCCGGGCCGCCGGGCATCACCTGCCCGCCGAACAGATGCGCCGATACCTCAAGGAGGTGATCGGTGACGGCTACAACCCGGAGCTGATTGACGCTTTCATCGAAAAGGGCCGTGAAGCCCTGCGCTATCTGGAAACCCACAGCGAACTCAAATACAGCCTGCGCCCGCTGTCCCCTGACTATTACCCGGACTTGCCCGGTGGCACGCAGACCGGCCGCGCACTGGAAATCGACGAGTACGACGGACGCCGCCTCGGCGAACATTTCAAAGACCTCAAGCGACCACCGGACGGCATGCTGTTGTTCGGCGGCATGATGGTCAATCGCGTCGACATCCAGCATTTTCTCAGCTTCAAGCGATCGCCAAAATCGCTCTGGCACTGCCTGAAACTGATGGGGCGTTATGCCGTCGACCGCCTCAGTCATCCTCGCGGCACTCGCCTGACCGTGGGCAACGCCTTGATCGCGCGGCTGGCCACCACGGCCCTGGCCAACGGCGTCGACCTCTGGTTGCAAGCCACTCCTGAGTCGTTGCTGGTTGAACAGCGCAAGGTCAAGGGCCTGCAGATCACCCATCGCGGCGTGACCCGTCAGGTATTCGCTCGTGGTGGCGTGGTCTTGGCCATGGGTGGTTTTGCGGCCGGCAAACAGGCTGCGCAACAGCGGCCCGATACGGCTTCGGAGCACTGGAGCATGTCACCGCCGGCCAATGTGGGTGACGGGCAGCGGCTGGCTGCATCGGTCAACGCGGCGATTGGCGACAACCTTTCGGCGAATTTCTATTGGGCCCCGGTCTCGGTACTGCACAAGGCCGACGGCAGCGTCGAACGCTTTCCGCACTTGGTCACCGACCGGGCCAAACCGGGCGTGATTGCGGTTAATCGCGCCGGGAAGCGATTCGTCAATGAGTCCGACTCTTACCACTGTTTTGTCCAGGGCATGTTCGCCAACGGTGGCGCCAACGCACCCTGCTGGCTGATCTGTGACAGCGAAGCCTTGAACAATTACGGCATGGGACTGGCACGTCCCCGGCCGGTCGACAACAGCGCATTGGTCGACGCCGGTTACCTGCTGCGCGCCGACAGCGCCGCGGAGTTGGCGCAAAAAACCGGCATCGATGCGGTCGCACTGGAACAGACCCTGGCGCGATTCAATGCCGATGCCGAGCATGGCGTCGACCCGCAGTTCGGCAAGGGCAGCAGCGCTTACAACCGCTACATGGGTGATCCGCTGCATCAACCCAATCCGTGCCTGAAGCCGCTGCGCAAAGCGCCCTTCTATGCCATTCGCCTGTTCACCGGCGACCTCGGCTCGGCCCGTGGACTGGTCACCAACGGCCAGGCCAACGTTCTGGATCAGAACGGCGCGCCGATCACCGGGCTCTACGCCGCCGGCAATGAAATGAATTCGATCATGGACGGCACCTACCCCGGACCCGGCATCACCCTCGGCCCCGGTATTACCTTCGGTTACCTGGCCGCCAGCGATATCGCCGACCGGCTCAACCCCGACGCTGCACACAATTCCCACACTGGAGAACAGCATGTTTTACGAACTGCGCACCTACACGATTAA